A genomic stretch from Peromyscus eremicus chromosome 6, PerEre_H2_v1, whole genome shotgun sequence includes:
- the LOC131913827 gene encoding myomegalin-like: MCLYSLMHLQTRHSQEVDRLQEALLSSRSQLQELEKELERQKAEQQHLLEDLQEKQEEILHFREERLSLQEKDSRLQERLAFLQQQCEEKQQLSLSLQSELQICEALCGTPKTGLKAFSLDSCHQVPSELSYLVAEIRALREQLEQSIQVNNCLRLQLEQQLDGGAGKANLSPLSSVSQKFSADVEPANPQPLFQGSAASPPVRDVGLNSPATVLPSSSHSVPGSDPAIITRTNELGLDDSAVMKNPPKLEGNAVDGSFANKHGRHVIGHIDDYSALQEQIREGKLLVQKILSLVRPACSIPGLEAQGIGVPGTKSVRELQSSANALNHTLDESASLLTMFWRAALPSSHGPGLVGKAGQLMEKELLDLRAQVSQQEQLLQRTNERLKTAKQKKKSMEQYIVNHLTRTHDVLKKARTNLEVKSLRARPCTSGL, from the exons ATGTGTCTGTATTCTCTCATGCATCTCCAGACAA GACACTCCCAGGAAGTGGACCGCCTGCAGGAGGCTCTGCTCTCCTCTCGGTCCCAGCTTCaagagctggagaaggagctggagcGGCAGAAGGCCGAGCAGCAGCACCTGCTGGAAGACTtgcaggagaagcaggaagagatCTTGCATTTCCGGGAGGAGAGGCTGTCCCTCCAGGAAAAGGACTCCAG GCTGCAGGAAAGGCTGGCCTTCCTGCAGCAACAGTGTGAAGAGAAGCAGCAGCTCTCCCTCTCCTTGCAGTCAGAGCTCCAGATCTGTGAGGCACTCTGTGGAACTCCTAAGACAGGCCTGAAAG ctttcagcctggattcctgccaccaagtccccaGTGAGTTAAGCTACCTGGTGGCGGAGATACGCGCTCTGAGAGAGCAGTTGGAGCAGAGCATTCAAGTGAACAACTGTCTGCGGCTGCAGCTGGAACAGCAGCTGGATGGTGGTGCTGGCAAAGCCAATCTCAGCCCGTTGTCCTCTGTTAGCCAGAAGTTCTCAGCCGATGTGGAGCCTGCAAACCCACAGCCACTCTTCCAAg GTTCAGCCGCGTCCCCTCCAGTCCGGGATGTTGGCTTGAATtctccagccacggtcctccccaGCTCTTCTCACTCTGTTCCTGGCTCAGACCCTGCCATCATCACCAGGACAAATG AGCTGGGTTTAGATGATTCTGCAGTGATGAAGAACCCTCCCAAGCTGGAGGGCAATGCTGTTGATGGCTCCTTTGCCAACAAGCATGGCCGACATGTCATCGGCCATATTGATGACTACAGTGCTCTACAAGAGCAGATCAGGGAAGGCAAGCTGCTGGTCCAAAAGATCCTGTCTCTCGTGAGGCCAGCGTGCAGCATCCCTGGCCTTGAAGCTCAGGGCATAGGG GTACCGGGTACCAAAAGTGTCCGTGAGCTGCAGAGCAGCGCCAATGCTCTGAACCACACCCTAGACGAGTCAGCATCCCTCCTCACCATGTTCTGGAGAGCAGCCTTGCCAAGCTCGCACGGTCCAGGACTGGTAGGCAAAGCG GGACAGTTGATGGAGAAAGAACTCCTGGACCTGCGAGCCCAAGTGTCCCAACAGGAACAGCTCCTCCAGAGAACTAATGAGCGTCTGAAGACAGCCaagcagaagaagaaaagcatggAACAGTACATCGTGAACCACC TGACGAGGACCCATGATGTCCTGAAGAAAGCACGGACTAATTTAGAG GTGAAATCCTTAAGGGCTCGGCCGTGCACTTCAGGCTTGTGA